A window from Rhinolophus sinicus isolate RSC01 linkage group LG01, ASM3656204v1, whole genome shotgun sequence encodes these proteins:
- the LOC109454744 gene encoding uncharacterized protein LOC109454744 isoform X3, protein MAASTLSVCSSDLSYGSRVCLPGSCDSCTDSSWQVDDCPESCCEPPCCVPSCCQPSCCSPCLTLVCAPVSCVSSPCCQAACGPSACQSVCTSSCTPSCCQQSSCQPSCTSSPCQQACCVPVCCKPACCTPVCCTPVCCKPLCCTPVCSGAAPCASSCCRPTSCVSLICRPVCRPASCVPISSCCAPASSCQPSCCRPTSCVSVICRPLCSRTACCVPASAQKSCC, encoded by the exons ATGGCCGCGTCCACGCTGTCCGTCTGCTCCAGCGACCTGAGCTATGGCAGCCGCGTCTGCCTGCCCGGTTCCTGTGACTCTTGCACGGACTCCTCCTGGCAGGTGGACGACTGCCCAGAGAGCTGCTGCGAGCccccctgctgtgtccccagctgctgccagccctcatgctgt tCCCCCTGCCTGACCCTGGTCTGTGCCCCAGTGAGCTGTGTATCCAGTCCCTGCTGCCAGGCAGCCTGTGGGCCCAGCGCCTGCCAATCAGTCTGCACCAGCTCCTGCACGCCCTCATGCTGCCAACAGTCTAGCTGCCAGCCCTCCTGCACCTCCTCCCCCTGCCAGCAGGCCTGCTGTGTGCCCGTCTGCTGTAAGCCCGCCTGTTGCACACCCGTCTGCTGCACACCCGTCTGCTGCAAGCCCCTCTGTTGCACACCCGTCTGCTCTGGGGCCGCCCCCTGCGCCTCATCCTGCTGCAGACCCACCTCCTGCGTGTCCCTCATCTGCCGCCCTGTGTGCAGGCCCGCCAGCTGCGTGCCCATCTCCTCCTGCTGtgcccctgcctcctcctgccagCCCAGCTGCTGCCGCCCGACCTCCTGCGTGTCTGTCATCTGCCGCCCCCTGTGCTCACGCACGGCCTGCTGCGTCCCCGCCTCGGCCCAGAAGTCCTGCTGCTGA
- the LOC109454744 gene encoding uncharacterized protein LOC109454744 isoform X1, with amino-acid sequence MAASTLSVCSSDLSYGGRVCLPGSCDSCTDSSWQVDDCPESCCEPSCCVPSCCQPSCCVPSCCQPSCCVPSCCQPSCCVPSCYQPSCCTSSPCQQSCCVSICCTPVCCKPVCCTPVCCKPVCCRPSCCEPPCCVPSCCQPSCCVPSCCQPLCCVPSCGQSSCCVPSCGQSCCLSCVSSPCCQAACGPSACQSVCTSSCTPSCCQQSSCQPSCTSSPCQQACCVPVCCKPACCTPVCCTPVCCKPLCCTPVCSGAAPCASSCCRPTSCVSLICRPVCRPASCVPISSCCAPASSCQPSCCRPTSCVSVICRPLCSRTACCVPASAQKSCC; translated from the exons ATGGCCGCGTCCACCCTGTCCGTCTGCTCCAGCGACCTGAGCTATGGCGGCCGCGTCTGCCTGCCCGGTTCCTGTGACTCTTGCACGGACTCCTCCTGGCAGGTGGACGACTGCCCGGAGAGCTGCTGCGAGCcctcctgctgtgtccccagctgctgccagccctcctgctgtgtccccagctgctgccagccctcttgctgtgtccccagctgctgccagccctcctgctgtgtccccagctgctACCAGCCCTCCTGCTGCACCTCCTCCCCCTGCCAGCAGTCTTGCTGTGTGTCCATCTGTTGCACACCTGTCTGCTGCAAGCCTGTCTGCTGCACACCTGTCTGCTGCAAGCCTGTCTGCTGCAGACCT AGCTGCTGCGAGCccccctgctgtgtccccagctgctgccagccctcatgctgtgtccccagctgctgccagcccctCTGTTGTGTCCCCAGCTGTGGCCAGTcctcctgctgtgtccccagctgtggccagtcctgctgct TGAGCTGTGTATCCAGTCCCTGCTGCCAGGCAGCCTGTGGGCCCAGCGCCTGCCAATCAGTCTGCACCAGCTCCTGCACGCCCTCATGCTGCCAACAGTCTAGCTGCCAGCCCTCCTGCACCTCCTCCCCCTGCCAGCAGGCCTGCTGTGTGCCCGTCTGCTGTAAGCCCGCCTGTTGCACACCCGTCTGCTGCACACCCGTCTGCTGCAAGCCCCTCTGTTGCACACCCGTCTGCTCTGGGGCCGCCCCCTGCGCCTCATCCTGCTGCAGACCCACCTCCTGCGTGTCCCTCATCTGCCGCCCTGTGTGCAGGCCCGCCAGCTGCGTGCCCATCTCCTCCTGCTGtgcccctgcctcctcctgccagCCCAGCTGCTGCCGCCCGACCTCCTGCGTGTCTGTCATCTGCCGCCCCCTGTGCTCACGCACGGCCTGCTGCGTCCCCGCCTCGGCCCAGAAGTCCTGCTGCTGA
- the LOC109454744 gene encoding uncharacterized protein LOC109454744 isoform X2, with product MAASTLSVCSSDLSYGSRVCLPGSCDSCTDSSWQVDDCPESCCEPPCCVPSCCQPSCCVPSCCQPLCCVPSCGQSSCCVPSCGQSCCCVPSCCQSPCLTLVCAPVSCVSSPCCQAACGPSACQSVCTSSCTPSCCQQSSCQPSCTSSPCQQACCVPVCCKPACCTPVCCTPVCCKPLCCTPVCSGAAPCASSCCRPTSCVSLICRPVCRPASCVPISSCCAPASSCQPSCCRPTSCVSVICRPLCSRTACCVPASAQKSCC from the coding sequence ATGGCCGCGTCCACGCTGTCCGTCTGCTCCAGCGACCTGAGCTATGGCAGCCGCGTCTGCCTGCCCGGTTCCTGTGACTCTTGCACGGACTCCTCCTGGCAGGTGGACGACTGCCCAGAGAGCTGCTGCGAGCccccctgctgtgtccccagctgctgccagccctcatgctgtgtccccagctgctgccagcccctCTGTTGTGTCCCCAGCTGTGGCCAGTcctcctgctgtgtccccagctgtggccagtcctgctgctgtgtccccagctgctgccagtCCCCCTGCCTGACCCTGGTCTGTGCCCCAGTGAGCTGTGTATCCAGTCCCTGCTGCCAGGCAGCCTGTGGGCCCAGCGCCTGCCAATCAGTCTGCACCAGCTCCTGCACGCCCTCATGCTGCCAACAGTCTAGCTGCCAGCCCTCCTGCACCTCCTCCCCCTGCCAGCAGGCCTGCTGTGTGCCCGTCTGCTGTAAGCCCGCCTGTTGCACACCCGTCTGCTGCACACCCGTCTGCTGCAAGCCCCTCTGTTGCACACCCGTCTGCTCTGGGGCCGCCCCCTGCGCCTCATCCTGCTGCAGACCCACCTCCTGCGTGTCCCTCATCTGCCGCCCTGTGTGCAGGCCCGCCAGCTGCGTGCCCATCTCCTCCTGCTGtgcccctgcctcctcctgccagCCCAGCTGCTGCCGCCCGACCTCCTGCGTGTCTGTCATCTGCCGCCCCCTGTGCTCACGCACGGCCTGCTGCGTCCCCGCCTCGGCCCAGAAGTCCTGCTGCTGA